The nucleotide window GTCGTGGCATCTCCATAGCGAAATCTCCTCTTGGACGTCCGTACTGGGGCACCGCTTAAAACGCATTTGGTCCGTCGTCGACGGCGTGCGTGTCGTTCGCACATCGTCACCGGGTTCCAGCCCGTCGCCGATCGTCGGTCCGCCGGTCACTCCGCGTCGACGTGGGGGAGCCAGCCGTGGTCCGGTTCGACGCGACCGGCCAGAAGCGCGTTGAGGACGACGCCGAGCAGCAGCGCGAGCGCGGCGACGTACAGCCAGGAGAGGACGAGCAGGACGCCGCCGGCGAGGCCGTACAGCTTGACGCTCTCGGCCGTGGAGAAGTAGAGCCGGAACCCGAGCATGGAGACGGTCCACAGCCCCGCCGCGAACGCCGCCCCCGGGAGCACCTGGCGGACCGTCGAGTCGATCGCGAGCAGGTAGTACATCGGGACGAACAGCGCGACGAGCCCCGCGAACAGGAGCACCGGGCCGAGGAACACCCACAGGATACCCGAGACCGCGACGGCGAGCGCGGCCCCACCGACGGCCAGGCCGACGAGGCCGATGGAGACGGTCGCCAGCACGAGCAGGCTGTCGAGGAGATGCTGGACCAGCGAGCGGCTCTTCCGCTCGCCGTACAGCGCGACGAAGTTGCTGTCGACGGCGCGGAACATCCGGAGGCCGCTCCAGCTCGTGATGACCAGCGCGAGCACGACCGCACGGCTCTGCCCCGGCGCGTCGCCGCCGAACTGCTGGAGGAGCGACTGGAGCCGCTGGGGGTTGACTCCGGCCACGCGTTCGACGAAGGCGGGGATACCCGCGAGGTTCCCCGTCGCGGAGAACACGGTGATCACCAGCAGCAGCAGGGGAAGCAGCGCGTTGAACGCGTAGTATCCGAGGCTCGCCGCGCTCACCCCGATCTGCTCCTCCCGACCGACAGCGAGCATCGCCCGCAGCGTGTCCATCGGCCCCCGCGTGGAGTCCATGCGTGGCGGTGTGGGGCCTCCCTCAAAGCAATCGCGGTGTCGGAACTGTACGCGGTAGTGGACGTTCGCACGATTCGACTACCTTCGAAACGAGTTCCGCAGTCCGTTCTACGCCGGCGTCCGCTACGGTTCTACGCCAGCGGCGTGCGCTCGACGACCGTCCCAGTCCCACCTTTTTCCTCGTCGATGACGCTCGGACGTCCGAGGCCTCCGCGTTGCTCCGGCCTCGTCCTGCTCGCGTCACGCTCCTCGGAAAAATCTGGACCAAAAAGCCGCTCGCTCCCTCCTCACGCTCGGTCGCTCACGGGCAGCACCTCACGTCAGGGTTACGCCAGCGGCGTCCGCTCGACGACCGTCCCGTCGTAGGTCGGGTACTGCTCGACGAGTTCGCCGTCCTCGAGGTCGCCCTCCTCGATCATCTCCTCCAGCAGCCACCACGCCACCTCGACGTGGTCCGTCTTTACCGTGTAGAACTCCTCGGGGACGCCGAGGTCGGCGAGGCGCGCGGCGTCGGCGTACGTCTTCCCGTACACCAGCGTGCCGTCCTCGGTCACGTCGTCGAACGGGCGCCGGACGTTCTTGGCCATCCGCTTCAGGCGGTTCCGGTGCTGGGCGGCGTCCTTGAACACGCTGGTGCAGAAGTAGACGCGCTCGTGGTCGCCCATCGCCTCGAGGATCTCCTCCTTCGAGCCGTCGACCGCCGACATGTGGCCCTCCTGGAGTTCGAACCCCTCCTCCTGCATCCGGCGGTAGTTCCCCTGGCTCATCTCGAACTCGTTGACGTTGCAAAAGTCCGCGGCTCCCTCGTCGAGGAACTCGAGGAACTCCTCCTCCGCGCGGATGCCGGGGATCTCGAACGCCGGCGTCAGTCCCTCCTCGCGTGCGACGTACAGGATGTCCTCCCACTCCGTGCCGTGCATGTCGCCCCAGAGCTCGTACGGCGGGTGGAAGCGGATCTCGTCGAGGCCCGCCTCGGAGAGGCGCCGCATGTTCTCGCGGCCGCCCGTGATGCCGGTGTAGAGGTGCGTGTGGTGGTCCTCGCCGAACTCGTCCTTCAGCAGCGAGAGGTAGCGACAGGTCCGGTCCATCGCCTCCTGGGGCTCGCCGCCGGTGATGGAGGTGCCGAGCGCGTCCATCCGGTGTGCCTCCTCGAGCACGTCC belongs to Halorarum halophilum and includes:
- a CDS encoding radical SAM protein, which codes for MISKGCEQCAMGGKMVLFVYGYCDQRDCFYCPLGENRKNVNTVYANEREVTCDEDVLEEAHRMDALGTSITGGEPQEAMDRTCRYLSLLKDEFGEDHHTHLYTGITGGRENMRRLSEAGLDEIRFHPPYELWGDMHGTEWEDILYVAREEGLTPAFEIPGIRAEEEFLEFLDEGAADFCNVNEFEMSQGNYRRMQEEGFELQEGHMSAVDGSKEEILEAMGDHERVYFCTSVFKDAAQHRNRLKRMAKNVRRPFDDVTEDGTLVYGKTYADAARLADLGVPEEFYTVKTDHVEVAWWLLEEMIEEGDLEDGELVEQYPTYDGTVVERTPLA
- a CDS encoding YihY/virulence factor BrkB family protein; protein product: MDSTRGPMDTLRAMLAVGREEQIGVSAASLGYYAFNALLPLLLLVITVFSATGNLAGIPAFVERVAGVNPQRLQSLLQQFGGDAPGQSRAVVLALVITSWSGLRMFRAVDSNFVALYGERKSRSLVQHLLDSLLVLATVSIGLVGLAVGGAALAVAVSGILWVFLGPVLLFAGLVALFVPMYYLLAIDSTVRQVLPGAAFAAGLWTVSMLGFRLYFSTAESVKLYGLAGGVLLVLSWLYVAALALLLGVVLNALLAGRVEPDHGWLPHVDAE